In a single window of the Papaver somniferum cultivar HN1 chromosome 8, ASM357369v1, whole genome shotgun sequence genome:
- the LOC113304371 gene encoding BAG family molecular chaperone regulator 3-like: protein MNKTKTKIISEMSPKNSMDDISIAAESEWELRPGGMLVQKRNPDSDRAVVPPPTIRVRVKHNSIYHEIYINSQASFGELKKMLSAPTGLHPDDQKLLFKDKERDSKAYLDVVGVKDRSKIVVMEDPMRQERRFLEMRKTAKFEKAAKSVSEISLEVDKLAAKVAALDSAISKGVKVADTEVLNLIELLMTQLIKLDGIVADGDIKIQRRLQVKRVQKYVETLDLLKIKNAEPRSNGNQNPLQQQQQQQKAPQSRHSTGTIPITAQPQRQQPTAAPQQQQQQPTSRRSVKPIPTTPAVVSTRWETFDNSSAGFVPYPSTSKTNNGTTTQPNKLNWEFFD, encoded by the exons ATGAATAAAACGAAGACGAAGATTATATCTGAAATGTCACCGAAGAACAGTATGGATGATATTTCAATTGCAGCTGAATCAGAATGGGAGCTTAGACCAGGAGGAATGTTGGTTCAGAAACGTAATCCTGATTCAGATCGAGCTGTTGTGCCCCCACCAACTATAAGAGTTAGGGTTAAGCATAATTCAATTTATCATGAAATCTATATCAATTCACAAGCCAGTTTTG GGGAATTGAAGAAAATGCTGTCGGCACCAACTGGATTACACCCAGATGATCAGAAACTGTTGTTTAAAGATAAAGAAAGGGATTCTAAAGCTTATTTAGATGTTGTTGGAGTTAAAGATAGATCAAAAATTGTTGTAATGGAAGATCCAATGAGACAAGAAAGAAGATTTCTTGAAATGAGAAAAACTGCTAAATTTGAAAAGGCAGCAAAATCTGTTTCTGAAATCAGTCTGGAAGTTGATAAACTTGCTGCAAAG GTTGCAGCATTGGATTCTGCAATCTCTAAAGGAGTAAAAGTTGCTGATACTGAAGTATTGAATTTGATTGAATTGTTGATGACACAATTGATTAAATTGGATGGAATTGTTGCTGATGGTGATATCAAAATACAAAGAAGATTGCAG GTTAAGCGAGTTCAGAAGTATGTCGAGACATTAGACCTGTTAAAGATAAAAAATGCTGAGCCACGCAGCAACGGGAACCAAAACCCattgcaacagcaacagcaacagcaaaaagCACCACAGTCTAGGCATTCAACAGGAACAATTCCAATAACTGCTCAGCCGCAACGACAGCAGCCAACAGCTGctccacaacaacaacagcagcagccaaCATCTAGGAGGTCTGTGAAGCCAATTCCCACTACACCAGCTGTGGTTTCGACCAGATGGGAAACCTTTGATAACTCATCAGCCGGGTTTGTGCCATATCCATCCACTTCCAAAACCAATAATGGCACCACCACCCAACCTAATAAGCTAAACTGGGAGTTTTTTGACTAA